The segment GACATATCGCCTTCTTTTTTTTCTTTGTCTCCCGGATGGCTTCCACGTTTATCGCCCTGATCGCCAAAAACCTGGGTGGCAGTTTTTGGGGCATCAAGGATAATGTGCTTGCGGGTGTTCCACAATCTGCGGAATTCCTGCTTACCTGTGTTGCAATTTTTGCCACTTCGACGATAATCGAGAGAAAAGGCTGGAAAACATCCTTTACAGGAGGATTGCTGATCGTGGCCGGGGGAACATTGCTGAGCGCTTTTTCCGCCCATATCCTGATGTTTATCGTTTCGCGGGCAGTAGTCGGTCTCGGATACGGCTTCTGCTGGATGACCTTGCGAAACTTCGCCCTCTTTACGAACAGCGACATGGAAAAAATCAACTGTTTTTCCATGCTGAACGCAGGAATATACGCAGGGATCATCTGCGGGGCGGTCACCGGCGCCGTACTTGCAGATATTCTGGGTTATCGGCTCGTACTGGTGGTGTCGGCCGTTTTGACAGCTTCATGTGTTCTTTCCATCAAAAGATTTCAGAACCTCTCTTACAGCCAGAGTTCAGTTGACGGCACAACATCGACGACAGGCCAGGGCGACATGGGCGGAAGATGCAACCAATTCAGAAAGGCCGGATTTCTGCATGTACTGGTTTTCACCATACTGATGATTGTGCCATCCTGCATCATGGGATCTTATCTGAGCTATTACATTCCTATTTTTTTCAACGGTCTTGGCAAGCTCACCTCCGACATCGGACGCACGCAGCTTGTCTACGGGCTCGTCATCGTATACATCGGCCCCCACCTGATCCGTCTCATCCACAGACATCCCAATCTCTTCAACTGGAATATCGGATACAATATCCTGTTTTCCCTCGCGCTTACAGGGTTTGGATTATGGGGCGGGTTCATTCAGGCCATGCTCGTTGTATTTCTGCTGGGGATTGCCGACAGCTTTGGATTTGCCGTTCAGAACAACTACTTCCTGAATTTTGAATATGCGCGACTGACTGGAGAAAGCCATGCACTGTCATTGATCAGTTTGATCAAAAAGCTGGCGGAAATGTTGGGTCCGATCGCCTTTGGCCTGACCTTTCTCTCCAGCGGATTCAACGGCATTACCGTCATGGGGTTCGTTTTTCTGGGCGCAACGATTCTTTACGTTTTCATTTCAAAAGGATGGCGAAATCATTCCCAATTGGCATAAGGCATCATGCAAGCGAAAGAGGCGTTTCGATGAACATAGCAGTTGTCCACGGAGGCACTTCCACGGAAAGTGCAATCTCCTCGAAAAATGCGCATTACATCAGAGCCGCGCTTGCAGAAAACGGTCATAACGCCTTTATGCTGACGTTTGATGAAAATACCTACCTGACACTTCACGCTCAAAGGCCCGACCTTGTCTTCATCGCCGTACAGGGGAAACATCACGGCGACGGGACCATGCAGTCCATCTGCGAGATACTCAAAATTCCCTATACGGGTTCGAAAGCTGCGGCAGCAGCCCTGATCAATAACAAATTTTATTGCAAATCAATATGTTCCTATCATCATATCCGGACACCCGAATATCTCCATTTGTCCATGCAGGCGTTTTTCGGAACCCCGCGCCGGGAAATCATCCGGGAAATCGAGAGAAAAATGCGTCTCCCGGTTGTCGCGAAAGCCGTATCCCAGGGCGGCAGTTTTGGAATCGAACTGATTCAAACCTGGGATGACTATGACTTGATCGCAAAGACCTTTGAATTTGATAACGAGATCATTATCGAACGTTTCATCCGGGGGAAACCTGTCACCACAGCTATCCTGGAAATTCAACGTCGGCCGACACCGTTGGCAACCCTGACATGTTTTAACGTGGACCAGCCGAAAGATGGCTTATTTTTATTCAATCGACCATTCCTGGCCAAACCGGAAGAATATCCCAAGAATATGCTTGCGGAAATCGAACATACTGCGTTAAAGGCCTTCCATCTCCTCGGGGCAAAAAACTACGCAAGGGTTGATTTCATGGTCGAGGATGAAACCGGTTTGCCCTATTTCCTGGAAATCAATGCTGTTCCAGGTTTGAAGCCGGAAAGTTTCTTCCCGCAGGCCGCCAGAATATCCGGTATTTCCCTGAGCGAGCTGATCAGGATCATTACCGAAAACGAAATATCGATTGCCTGAACGAAAAACCCCTGTTTGGAGCAGTGCGCCGCCTGCGGGCAGGCAATTTTGCGATGCAGCGTGAAACAGCCCGCCCTCCGGCTCAGTTTGTACCCAAAACGGGTTTTCCGTTCAGCCACTATCCAACAAAGGCGGCAAATGGCTGTAATGGGGTCCCCACTCGGAGAGCGGGAAATGCGGCCATTATTCCGTAGAAAGCCGGAATCCAGTTTTACAACCACGGGAGTATGACCGGTTCCGGACCCCTCCTGCCGGAGACAGGATTTCGACGGGGTGACGGGCCACGGGAATTTCGATTACGATGGCGATTACGACAACGACAACGATTATACCCGGCGTTGCGGGGAGAGGCCTTTTCACGATGAAAACCAGCAACCGGATATCAAGCAGGGCGTTATGAAAAACTTCATGAGAAATTTGCGAATCGGAACGAAAATATTGGCTGTCATTCTGATTGTCTCGTTGTTTTCCCTGTTTTTCGTATCGGCGGTTTCCTATATCGAAATGCTGAATCTGACCAGATATTCCACAGATGCCAATACAAGGCTTGGCATCAATTCATCGGAAAAATCCAGAGAAGCACTCAAGGCCCAGGCAGAGGAATATATTGTCAAAATTGCCAGGGAACAGGCTTTGAAATGTGACGCGACGCTGGCCAAAGTACAGAGCGAGGTGTCTTCCGTTGCCGATTATCTGACATCGCTTTACCGGAACAGGGGAAATTTCAAAGGCCGTAAACTGCCGATGGTGCAGGAAACCGTAATGGGGCAGGCCAGTTCGAAATATATGCTTGCGCCCAAAGTCACCCGAACACCTGAGTTGGAGAAGGAACTTCTCCTGATCAGCAATGCGGAATATGTGTGCGCTCCGGTTTTCACAAGCAATCCGATATTGAACAATATCTACTTGGGAACAACAACAGGAATTTCCTACCGGTATTCCAGGTCGAACGCCTACAATCCCGAGTACGATCCAAGGGAGCGCGGCTGGTATAAAAGCGCCATGCTGAACCCGAATCTGCCTGTATGGGTGGATACCTATCTGGACACCTATGGTTCAATCTGTGTGACCACTTCCAGGACATTTGCAGATCAAACCGGCCGACCCCGGGGCGTGGTCGCTTCGGATATCACCCTCAAAAGCATGCAGGATGATATTCTATCCATGAAAATCGGCAAAACGGGATATGCGTTTTTGCTGGATAACACCGGGAAAATCATTGCACATCCCCAATATGGAGAAGGACTGGACACCAAGCCCCTGGAAAATGCAACCGGAGATTACAGGCTGGCAATCCAGAACATTGTCGAGAACCGGGAGGGTCTGACAACCGCGCATATTGACGGCAAGCTGTCTTATATCGCCTATTCTAAATTTCCGACAACCGGATGGTCCCTTGCCATCGTTATGGAAGTTGCCGAAATTATCCGGCCTGCCGAAGAAACCAGAATGCAGATCGAGGAATATACATCGGAAGCCCAAACCTATATCACGAAGACACTGAGCAGCGTCCTGATCCGGCTCGTCGTCATACTGGCCGTTTCCGCGATGGTGATCCTCGTATTATCCTATCTGATTTCAAAAACCATCACCACACCCGTCAAACAGCTTGTCGAAAGGGTTACCAGCATCGGCAAAGGGGATTTGGATGTATGGATAGATGACCATGGAAAGGATGAAATCGCCGAACTGGCCAGAGCCTTCAATAAAATGACAGGCGATCTGAAAACCTATATCGCCAACCTCTCCAGGATAACGGCCGAAAAGGAAAGAATCAGCGCCGAACTCGACGTGGCCAGAAAGATCCAGGAAAGCATGCTGCCATGTATTTTCCCACCTTTTCCGGAAAGGGATGATTTTGAGATTTTTGCAACCATGATTCCGGCCAAGGAAGTGGGAGGCGATTTCTATGATTTCTTTTTGGTGGACGAGGATCATCTGGCAGTCGTCATAGCCGATGTTTCGGGCAAAGGAGTTTCGGCTGCTCTATTCATGGTGATTTCCAAAACCCTTATCCAGAACAACGCACAATCAGGCAAACGGCCCGGAGATGTTTTCGAAACGGTAAACAACCAGCTCTGCAAAAACAACGGGGCGGATATGTTTGTCACCGCCTTTATGGGGATCCTGCAAATCAGCACAGGAGAATTTGTGTACGCAAATGCTGGACACAATCCGCCTTTACTGAAAAAAAATAATGGGGAATTTCAATGGCTGCCAACGGAACCGGGTTTTGTTCTGGCAAGCATGGAAGATTTCCGGTTCACTGAAAAGCGAACACGGCTCGGTGAAGGAGACGTGCTGTTTCTCTATACGGATGGCGTAACCGAAGCGGCGAATACAGACAATGACCTGTACTCGGACAGTCGTTTGATTCAGGAGCTGAATGCCAACAAGGATCGAAATGTCATCGATCTGTTGAAATCGGTCAGGGCCAGTATTGCCGGCTTCGCGGGAGAGGCGGAGCAGTCCGATGACATCACGATGCTGGCCCTGAGCATTGGTAAAAAGCCAAATATTGCTTCAATGCCATCGACTTGAGCTCTTCAGCGGGTTGATCTGACACTATACGGCAGTGGGCAGTGGGCAGTCGGCAGTGGGCAGTGGGCAGTGTCGTAGCGCGGCTGTCATGTCGCCACACTCTTACGGGAGTCAGGAGTCAGGAGTCAGGAGTCAGAAGTCAGGAGTCAGGAGTCAGGAGCCAGGAGTCAGGAGC is part of the Desulfatirhabdium butyrativorans DSM 18734 genome and harbors:
- a CDS encoding MFS transporter codes for the protein MKSRKRKTLACSTSLIIATVLLFLWITNKGQPADMQGVLDNTLLILSAFAVIVLMFFIFFGDFFHDDGTMQKNQIILILTTVICIIQATLAFAVYSMKQLEFENESLNKAKAIFATIKQDLSKPDFRLATIQKTDEISSIYITDDQKRVIMAQNASLIGRVVEVDPLRSYRFPLGNRVVVMDISAEYQRKMVTNILLDLLTVLVASIILTVELILFMIRSVEDRFDSTTRNADQKAAMMTGYVRHIAFFFFFVSRMASTFIALIAKNLGGSFWGIKDNVLAGVPQSAEFLLTCVAIFATSTIIERKGWKTSFTGGLLIVAGGTLLSAFSAHILMFIVSRAVVGLGYGFCWMTLRNFALFTNSDMEKINCFSMLNAGIYAGIICGAVTGAVLADILGYRLVLVVSAVLTASCVLSIKRFQNLSYSQSSVDGTTSTTGQGDMGGRCNQFRKAGFLHVLVFTILMIVPSCIMGSYLSYYIPIFFNGLGKLTSDIGRTQLVYGLVIVYIGPHLIRLIHRHPNLFNWNIGYNILFSLALTGFGLWGGFIQAMLVVFLLGIADSFGFAVQNNYFLNFEYARLTGESHALSLISLIKKLAEMLGPIAFGLTFLSSGFNGITVMGFVFLGATILYVFISKGWRNHSQLA
- a CDS encoding D-alanine--D-alanine ligase family protein — protein: MQSICEILKIPYTGSKAAAAALINNKFYCKSICSYHHIRTPEYLHLSMQAFFGTPRREIIREIERKMRLPVVAKAVSQGGSFGIELIQTWDDYDLIAKTFEFDNEIIIERFIRGKPVTTAILEIQRRPTPLATLTCFNVDQPKDGLFLFNRPFLAKPEEYPKNMLAEIEHTALKAFHLLGAKNYARVDFMVEDETGLPYFLEINAVPGLKPESFFPQAARISGISLSELIRIITENEISIA
- a CDS encoding SpoIIE family protein phosphatase, encoding MTGHGNFDYDGDYDNDNDYTRRCGERPFHDENQQPDIKQGVMKNFMRNLRIGTKILAVILIVSLFSLFFVSAVSYIEMLNLTRYSTDANTRLGINSSEKSREALKAQAEEYIVKIAREQALKCDATLAKVQSEVSSVADYLTSLYRNRGNFKGRKLPMVQETVMGQASSKYMLAPKVTRTPELEKELLLISNAEYVCAPVFTSNPILNNIYLGTTTGISYRYSRSNAYNPEYDPRERGWYKSAMLNPNLPVWVDTYLDTYGSICVTTSRTFADQTGRPRGVVASDITLKSMQDDILSMKIGKTGYAFLLDNTGKIIAHPQYGEGLDTKPLENATGDYRLAIQNIVENREGLTTAHIDGKLSYIAYSKFPTTGWSLAIVMEVAEIIRPAEETRMQIEEYTSEAQTYITKTLSSVLIRLVVILAVSAMVILVLSYLISKTITTPVKQLVERVTSIGKGDLDVWIDDHGKDEIAELARAFNKMTGDLKTYIANLSRITAEKERISAELDVARKIQESMLPCIFPPFPERDDFEIFATMIPAKEVGGDFYDFFLVDEDHLAVVIADVSGKGVSAALFMVISKTLIQNNAQSGKRPGDVFETVNNQLCKNNGADMFVTAFMGILQISTGEFVYANAGHNPPLLKKNNGEFQWLPTEPGFVLASMEDFRFTEKRTRLGEGDVLFLYTDGVTEAANTDNDLYSDSRLIQELNANKDRNVIDLLKSVRASIAGFAGEAEQSDDITMLALSIGKKPNIASMPST